A single genomic interval of Candidatus Eisenbacteria bacterium harbors:
- a CDS encoding nucleotidyltransferase domain-containing protein, producing MRRLNQKRNLKKLVGCLAPIGGVKSVILYGSFARGDFGPKSDLDLLIITDKAGARHAVLKVVAGLDLDRRVQPTVRTESELGKTDSGLLKNIFEEGRVVYLREPMEIPVKALLGLKPFSILVFELTRLDQKTKARFNREMYERSRGRYKYGGLLEEIGGRRLSRGCVLIPLSARTRLLRFFKKYLVGFEEIEVWR from the coding sequence GTGAGAAGATTGAACCAAAAGCGAAACCTTAAGAAACTAGTTGGGTGTCTGGCTCCGATCGGCGGAGTCAAGTCCGTGATTCTCTACGGTAGTTTTGCAAGAGGAGACTTTGGACCGAAATCTGACCTAGACCTGCTTATCATTACTGACAAAGCCGGGGCCCGCCACGCTGTTCTGAAAGTAGTTGCTGGGCTCGACTTGGACAGGCGAGTCCAGCCTACGGTCAGGACCGAATCAGAGCTTGGAAAAACTGACAGCGGGCTGCTCAAGAATATCTTCGAGGAAGGGAGAGTTGTTTATCTGAGAGAACCCATGGAGATTCCTGTGAAGGCTCTTCTCGGACTCAAGCCGTTCTCGATACTGGTGTTTGAGCTTACACGCTTGGACCAGAAGACAAAGGCAAGATTCAACAGGGAAATGTATGAGAGGAGCAGGGGCAGGTACAAGTATGGGGGCCTCTTGGAGGAGATAGGTGGACGAAGGCTGTCAAGGGGCTGCGTACTCATTCCTCTGTCCGCAAGAACCCGGTTACTGAGATTCTTCAAGAAATACCTTGTGGGATTTGAGGAGATCGAGGTCTGGAGATGA
- a CDS encoding 2-oxoacid:acceptor oxidoreductase family protein — MKPITQIRWHGRGGQGAKVASFLLAECALEEGKWSQGFPDYGPERSGAPVRGYNRISDERIDLHCPITEPDIVIVLDETLIGRVDVCGGLKEDGICVVNTSCDPALMRSRLKLKGRKLFVVDASNVARAEIGRPIPNTAMMGAVCKVSGVLKLETVVKEIQKIFQKKFGAEVAEKNVKAVRRAYAEVKGE; from the coding sequence ATGAAACCGATTACCCAGATCAGGTGGCACGGAAGGGGAGGCCAGGGCGCCAAAGTGGCGTCCTTTCTTCTTGCGGAGTGTGCGCTTGAAGAAGGCAAGTGGAGCCAGGGTTTTCCCGATTACGGCCCCGAGAGAAGTGGCGCGCCCGTGAGAGGATACAACAGGATAAGCGATGAGAGGATCGACCTGCATTGTCCCATCACGGAGCCGGACATCGTTATCGTGCTGGACGAGACGCTCATCGGTAGGGTGGACGTCTGCGGAGGGCTCAAGGAGGACGGAATCTGCGTGGTGAACACGTCTTGTGATCCGGCGCTCATGAGGTCCCGCCTGAAGCTCAAGGGGCGGAAGCTGTTCGTAGTTGACGCTTCGAACGTCGCTCGCGCGGAGATCGGGCGTCCGATCCCAAACACGGCGATGATGGGTGCCGTCTGCAAGGTCTCCGGCGTTCTCAAGCTTGAAACGGTGGTCAAGGAAATCCAGAAGATTTTCCAGAAGAAGTTCGGTGCTGAGGTCGCGGAGAAGAACGTCAAGGCGGTCCGTAGAGCTTACGCGGAGGTGAAGGGCGAATGA
- a CDS encoding 4Fe-4S binding protein, protein MSEKLPGWRGLPIGGVIDKAGNAENYETGSWRVNRPILDKNKCTSCLLCWMFCPDTSIIVKDGKVTGIDLAHCKGCGICARECPLKDKAITMQLESQCELA, encoded by the coding sequence ATGAGCGAAAAACTACCCGGTTGGAGAGGTCTGCCGATCGGCGGGGTGATTGACAAGGCTGGTAACGCGGAAAACTACGAGACCGGCTCCTGGAGAGTCAACCGGCCCATACTGGACAAGAACAAGTGCACGAGTTGTCTCTTGTGCTGGATGTTCTGCCCCGACACGAGCATTATTGTTAAGGACGGCAAGGTCACAGGAATCGACCTCGCTCACTGCAAAGGCTGCGGGATCTGCGCGCGCGAATGTCCGCTCAAGGACAAGGCAATCACGATGCAGCTCGAAAGCCAATGTGAGCTGGCCTGA
- the porA gene encoding pyruvate ferredoxin oxidoreductase, with product MRQINPDVCAAYPITPATELMEKFAQFVSDGLVKTELVLAESEHSAMSACIGASAAGARVMTATSANGLAFMWEMLYIAASLRCPIVMAVVNRALSGPINIHCDHSDSMGARDAGWIHLFSENSQEAYDNTLQALKIAEHRDVFSPVMVTLDGFIISHTLERVEILDDEQVKKFVGDFAPKYPLLDTKNPITWGPLDFHDFYFEHKRGQIEGLEKAHAIVRSVGKEYEALSGRRFDYFEPYKMEDAEVAVVALGSAVGTARGVVDELREKGKKVGLIKLRVFRPFPRKEIAQALKNLKALAVMDRSHSFGGYGGPVFSEIRSACYGTGMDIPIVNYIYGLGGRDTTFEEIRGLYSEMEQVVLSGKRPEEIRFLNVRE from the coding sequence ATGAGGCAGATAAACCCTGACGTGTGTGCGGCCTATCCCATTACTCCGGCGACAGAGCTTATGGAAAAGTTCGCCCAGTTTGTCTCGGACGGGCTCGTCAAGACGGAGCTTGTTCTTGCTGAGTCGGAGCACAGCGCGATGAGCGCCTGTATCGGCGCTTCCGCCGCCGGAGCAAGAGTGATGACTGCCACCTCGGCCAACGGCCTTGCATTCATGTGGGAAATGCTTTACATCGCGGCGTCGCTTCGCTGCCCGATCGTCATGGCGGTGGTGAATCGAGCCCTGAGCGGTCCCATAAACATCCACTGCGATCACAGCGATTCCATGGGTGCGAGGGACGCAGGTTGGATTCACCTCTTTTCCGAGAACTCGCAGGAAGCGTACGACAACACGCTTCAGGCTCTGAAGATCGCGGAGCATCGTGACGTCTTCTCGCCGGTCATGGTGACGCTCGACGGCTTCATCATCAGTCACACGCTGGAGCGCGTGGAAATCCTTGACGACGAGCAAGTGAAAAAGTTCGTGGGTGATTTTGCGCCGAAGTATCCGCTCCTCGACACGAAGAATCCCATCACGTGGGGGCCGCTTGATTTCCACGATTTCTACTTCGAGCACAAGAGAGGCCAGATAGAGGGACTCGAGAAGGCGCACGCCATAGTGCGGAGCGTTGGAAAAGAATACGAGGCGCTCTCGGGAAGGCGTTTCGATTATTTTGAGCCTTACAAGATGGAAGACGCGGAGGTCGCCGTCGTTGCTCTTGGTTCTGCGGTCGGCACGGCGAGGGGCGTCGTTGACGAGCTCAGGGAGAAGGGCAAGAAGGTGGGGCTAATCAAGCTCAGAGTGTTCCGTCCCTTCCCCAGGAAAGAGATCGCGCAGGCCTTGAAGAACCTGAAGGCCCTGGCCGTGATGGACAGGTCCCATTCATTCGGAGGGTACGGAGGTCCTGTTTTCTCCGAGATTCGTTCGGCCTGTTACGGAACGGGAATGGACATTCCCATCGTCAATTACATCTATGGCCTCGGCGGAAGGGACACCACCTTCGAAGAGATTAGAGGGCTCTACTCGGAGATGGAACAGGTGGTTCTCAGTGGGAAGCGACCCGAGGAGATTCGTTTTCTGAACGTGAGGGAATAG
- a CDS encoding thiamine pyrophosphate-dependent enzyme: protein MASLKELASREDLLSGGHRACAGCAMTSIVRQVLLVAGKNVVVSCATGCLEVTTTIFPYTAWRVPFIHSAFENSAATISGVETAYRSLRKQGKIKEDTKFIGFGGDGGTYDIGLQSLSGAMERGHKMLYICYDNEAYMNTGNQRSSATPFAADTTTCPVGCVGKGKPQFQKDLAAIITAHNIPYVAQACGSFWKDLTAKVEKALSANGPSFINVLSPCVLGWKYPTDETIEIGKLAVDTCFWPLYEVVEGNYRLTYVPSQKKPLGEWTKRQGRFRHLHEPGGEGLLEKAQREVDRKWEHLLAISEKPAKPGKQPKEASQ from the coding sequence ATGGCATCACTCAAGGAACTGGCTTCACGCGAAGACTTGCTGAGCGGAGGGCACCGGGCCTGCGCGGGCTGCGCCATGACGTCCATAGTGAGGCAGGTGCTGCTCGTCGCCGGGAAGAACGTGGTCGTGAGCTGCGCAACCGGGTGCCTCGAGGTGACCACGACGATCTTTCCGTACACTGCCTGGCGGGTCCCGTTCATCCACAGCGCCTTTGAAAACTCCGCCGCGACGATAAGCGGCGTCGAGACGGCGTACAGGAGTCTGAGGAAGCAAGGAAAGATAAAGGAAGACACAAAGTTCATAGGCTTCGGCGGAGACGGCGGCACGTACGACATAGGGCTTCAATCCTTGAGCGGGGCCATGGAACGCGGTCACAAGATGCTTTACATCTGCTACGACAACGAGGCCTACATGAACACCGGCAACCAGCGTTCGAGCGCCACTCCCTTTGCAGCCGACACGACGACTTGCCCCGTCGGATGCGTCGGCAAAGGCAAGCCCCAATTCCAGAAAGACCTTGCCGCGATAATCACGGCGCACAACATTCCCTACGTCGCGCAGGCCTGTGGATCTTTCTGGAAGGATCTCACGGCCAAGGTGGAAAAGGCCCTTTCTGCGAACGGTCCGTCGTTCATCAACGTTCTCTCTCCTTGCGTGCTCGGCTGGAAGTACCCCACCGACGAGACAATAGAAATCGGAAAACTAGCTGTTGACACGTGTTTCTGGCCGCTGTATGAAGTGGTGGAGGGGAATTACAGGCTTACGTATGTTCCCTCTCAGAAAAAGCCTCTTGGCGAATGGACAAAACGCCAGGGGCGGTTTCGGCACTTGCACGAGCCTGGTGGGGAGGGGCTACTCGAGAAGGCCCAGCGGGAAGTTGACAGAAAGTGGGAACACCTTCTGGCAATAAGCGAGAAACCCGCCAAGCCGGGCAAGCAGCCCAAAGAGGCCTCCCAATAG
- a CDS encoding roadblock/LC7 domain-containing protein: MAGKNWALFEEEFWALNDVLYTLVESSYSKSAMLIDCEGRLIANVGEPPSFDTESFASLSAADLAAGRALASMLGERNFRSQAHQGRECGIYQCSIDDKVMLVLLFDRRTTLGLVRLKAERAAGELAQVFTRVYGKLSRSERDLERVSIGADFAAQADQQIDRLFGDSSDT; this comes from the coding sequence ATGGCGGGCAAGAACTGGGCGTTGTTCGAGGAAGAGTTCTGGGCCTTGAATGATGTCCTCTACACTCTCGTCGAAAGCTCTTATTCCAAAAGCGCCATGCTCATTGACTGCGAAGGTCGCTTGATCGCCAACGTTGGTGAGCCGCCCTCTTTTGACACGGAATCCTTCGCCTCTCTTTCGGCGGCGGACCTTGCCGCGGGCAGGGCGTTGGCCTCGATGCTTGGAGAGAGAAACTTCAGGAGCCAGGCTCACCAGGGCAGAGAGTGCGGCATCTATCAGTGCTCCATCGACGACAAGGTCATGCTGGTCTTGCTGTTCGACCGCAGGACCACTCTGGGTCTCGTGAGGTTGAAGGCCGAGAGAGCGGCGGGCGAGCTGGCACAGGTTTTCACCCGCGTTTACGGTAAGTTGAGTCGCTCCGAGCGCGACCTTGAAAGGGTGAGTATCGGGGCAGATTTCGCTGCCCAAGCCGATCAGCAGATCGACAGATTGTTCGGCGATTCTTCCGATACTTAG
- a CDS encoding ADP-ribosylation factor-like protein yields the protein MSLISYPSREINCKVVYYGPGLGGKTTNLRHVYSSVPSTRRGNLVSLATEGDRTLFFDFLPIDVGNIGGFKVRFHLYTVPGQIYYRPNRKLVLRGADGVVFVADSQRERLEVGLESLRDLYLNLVENEIDADKIPLVFQYNKRDAPSALSMQMLEEAFNAPRSPSYEAIACRGVGVPDTLKAICKLVVRTIQ from the coding sequence GTGTCTCTAATAAGCTATCCTTCCAGAGAGATCAACTGCAAGGTTGTCTACTACGGGCCTGGGCTAGGCGGTAAGACCACCAATCTCAGGCATGTCTACTCGTCCGTTCCCTCTACACGCCGGGGCAATCTCGTCTCCTTGGCGACCGAAGGGGACAGAACTCTCTTCTTCGACTTCCTGCCAATTGACGTGGGCAACATCGGGGGTTTCAAAGTCAGGTTTCATCTCTACACCGTACCCGGACAGATCTACTACCGGCCCAACAGGAAGCTCGTACTCAGGGGAGCCGACGGCGTGGTTTTCGTGGCAGATTCTCAGAGGGAAAGACTCGAGGTGGGTCTGGAGAGCCTCAGGGACTTGTATCTGAACCTCGTCGAGAACGAGATTGACGCTGACAAGATTCCGCTTGTTTTCCAGTACAACAAGAGAGACGCGCCCTCTGCCCTCAGCATGCAGATGCTCGAGGAGGCGTTCAACGCGCCGCGCTCTCCCTCGTACGAAGCCATCGCGTGCAGGGGCGTCGGAGTACCCGACACGCTCAAGGCGATTTGTAAGCTGGTTGTGAGGACGATTCAATGA
- a CDS encoding phosphatidylglycerophosphatase A translates to MKKMAEIIATAFYVGYAPIVPATFGAALGALAYWFLMPPSRGIAVIVTAALILLAIVTSGKAEEKYGKDGRRIVIDEVAGMFVSLCFIPKSWPFFLASFLAFRVFDVLKPFPANRLQRLPGGWGVTADDVFAGIYTNVLIRICLAARGM, encoded by the coding sequence ATGAAGAAGATGGCCGAAATAATTGCGACTGCGTTCTACGTGGGCTACGCGCCGATTGTTCCCGCCACTTTCGGAGCGGCGCTCGGCGCGCTGGCGTACTGGTTTCTCATGCCGCCGTCGCGCGGGATCGCGGTCATTGTGACTGCCGCGCTCATTCTTCTTGCGATAGTCACGAGCGGGAAGGCCGAGGAGAAGTACGGCAAGGACGGAAGGCGCATCGTCATAGACGAGGTCGCCGGAATGTTCGTCAGTCTGTGTTTCATTCCGAAATCCTGGCCGTTTTTTCTGGCGAGCTTTCTGGCCTTCAGAGTGTTTGACGTGCTTAAGCCCTTTCCAGCGAACAGACTCCAGAGGCTTCCCGGCGGTTGGGGCGTGACGGCCGACGACGTGTTCGCGGGAATCTACACGAACGTCCTGATACGAATTTGTCTGGCCGCCAGGGGCATGTGA
- a CDS encoding competence/damage-inducible protein A produces MKLEVITVGSEIVSGSVLDTNFRFIARKLTTIGARVLWHTSVGDEPETMAEALKIALKRADAIIVTGGLGPTPDDITRKVVSTVFGRALFLNDSVLETIRARFKMRGVDMPSINERQALFPKGTEIIDNKVGTAPGFLLKEDGKSLFVIPGVPLEAEAMVEQFIVPHLSGLGTLRGTEQIVLRTTGLVESVIAENILALEEPLEGVSVSYLPHEYGVDLCFTFKGADAKQVALMKRMVREKLAGILGEHCYAEGGRRLEEVVGELLASKGLKLAVAESVTGGTIAELVTSVPGASRYFTLGVTAYSNEAKVNLLGVPGSLIDVKGAVCSEVAIEMARGVRERGLADVGVSTTGIAGPSGGTAEKPVGLVFIGLVTDRKAEAREISLGGNRALIVRRASAVALDMVRRSLL; encoded by the coding sequence TTGAAATTAGAAGTGATCACCGTCGGCAGCGAGATAGTCTCGGGCAGCGTGCTGGACACCAACTTTCGTTTTATCGCCAGAAAGCTCACGACCATCGGGGCCCGCGTGCTCTGGCACACGAGCGTCGGCGATGAGCCCGAGACGATGGCCGAAGCGTTGAAGATTGCGCTCAAGAGAGCCGACGCGATAATCGTGACCGGCGGGCTCGGTCCTACGCCGGACGACATCACAAGAAAGGTGGTGTCGACCGTTTTCGGAAGAGCGCTGTTTCTCAACGATTCCGTCCTCGAGACCATCAGGGCCAGGTTCAAGATGAGGGGCGTCGACATGCCCAGCATCAACGAGCGACAGGCCCTCTTTCCCAAAGGTACAGAGATCATAGACAACAAGGTGGGCACGGCCCCCGGCTTTCTCCTGAAGGAGGACGGCAAGTCCCTTTTCGTGATTCCGGGCGTTCCTCTCGAGGCGGAGGCGATGGTCGAGCAGTTCATCGTTCCCCATCTCAGCGGCCTCGGCACGCTTCGTGGGACGGAACAGATAGTCTTGAGGACGACCGGACTCGTAGAATCGGTTATAGCGGAAAACATTCTTGCGCTCGAGGAGCCGCTCGAGGGAGTCTCTGTTTCCTACCTACCTCACGAGTATGGAGTTGACCTCTGTTTCACGTTCAAGGGCGCCGACGCCAAACAAGTGGCGCTCATGAAGCGAATGGTACGCGAAAAGCTGGCCGGTATTCTCGGCGAGCACTGCTACGCCGAAGGGGGAAGAAGACTGGAAGAAGTCGTCGGCGAGCTTCTGGCCTCAAAGGGACTCAAGCTTGCGGTCGCCGAATCCGTGACGGGGGGAACGATCGCGGAGCTCGTCACAAGTGTGCCGGGTGCCTCACGGTATTTCACTCTCGGTGTCACGGCGTACAGCAACGAGGCGAAGGTGAATCTGCTCGGCGTTCCCGGAAGTCTGATAGACGTGAAAGGAGCGGTGTGCTCCGAGGTGGCCATTGAAATGGCCAGGGGCGTGAGGGAGCGGGGTCTTGCCGACGTGGGGGTCTCCACAACGGGGATAGCGGGCCCGTCAGGCGGCACCGCCGAGAAACCCGTCGGGCTTGTTTTCATCGGCCTCGTGACTGATCGCAAGGCCGAGGCCAGGGAAATTAGTCTCGGTGGCAACAGAGCGCTCATAGTGCGGCGCGCGTCCGCCGTTGCCCTGGACATGGTGAGAAGAAGTCTGTTGTGA
- the thpR gene encoding RNA 2',3'-cyclic phosphodiesterase — MTRTFAAIFPPRETIVALSELVEKLRKLCPGVKWVENEHMHLTLRFFGDLTDEQVEAATRCVREFAQSEGAFRARLGAVGAFPSPSRARVIWVGVDDGRERLVNVATALEERFVKAGLGQTDKPFSPHLTVGRIRIPGRSPELEEAIRALTFSEGEFMIEALSLTKSELTPRGPIYSPLTVAELGRPD; from the coding sequence TTGACAAGGACGTTTGCTGCCATATTCCCACCTCGCGAGACAATCGTCGCGCTTTCCGAACTGGTTGAGAAACTGAGGAAGCTTTGTCCGGGCGTCAAGTGGGTCGAGAACGAACACATGCACCTCACGCTCAGGTTCTTCGGCGATCTCACGGACGAACAAGTCGAGGCCGCGACGCGGTGCGTGAGGGAATTTGCGCAGAGTGAGGGCGCCTTCAGGGCGCGTCTGGGAGCGGTGGGTGCGTTCCCTTCTCCGTCGCGCGCCAGGGTGATATGGGTGGGGGTCGACGACGGCAGGGAGAGACTTGTCAACGTCGCCACGGCTCTCGAAGAGAGGTTTGTCAAGGCGGGGTTGGGTCAGACAGACAAGCCCTTCAGTCCGCATCTTACCGTAGGCCGCATAAGGATTCCGGGAAGAAGTCCGGAGCTCGAGGAGGCCATTCGCGCGTTGACTTTCTCGGAGGGCGAGTTTATGATAGAAGCGCTCTCGCTTACAAAGAGCGAGCTCACGCCGAGAGGGCCCATCTATTCCCCTCTCACGGTTGCAGAACTGGGAAGACCTGACTAG
- the recA gene encoding recombinase RecA, translating into MVENVSKEKIKALEIAISQIERQFGKGAIMKLGEDSARVPVEIIHTGSLGLDLALGVGGLPRGRVVEIFGPEASGKTTLTLSVIANAQRAGGNGVFIDAEHALDAAYAHRIGVDIENLHVAQPDTGEEALEIAEHLVRSGAVDVVAIDSVAALVPKAEIEGEMGDTHVGLQARLMSQALRKLAGAISKSKTCVIFTNQIRMQIGVMFGNPETTAGGRALKFYASVRLDIRRIGSIKEGERIIGNRTRVKVVKNKVAPPFREAEFDILYNEGISKEGELIDLAVEKNIIAKSGVWFSYEGERMGQGRENARLYLKQEPELTGKILKAVLESVGLKKEEKVEEEKKSHAPAK; encoded by the coding sequence ATGGTAGAGAACGTATCCAAAGAAAAAATCAAAGCTCTTGAGATAGCGATATCGCAAATCGAGAGACAATTTGGAAAGGGCGCCATAATGAAGTTGGGCGAAGACTCGGCTCGAGTGCCTGTTGAAATTATTCACACCGGTTCCTTGGGCCTCGATCTTGCCTTGGGTGTGGGAGGACTCCCCAGGGGCAGAGTCGTGGAGATATTCGGGCCGGAGGCGTCCGGCAAGACCACGCTCACTCTGAGCGTCATTGCAAACGCCCAGAGAGCAGGCGGCAACGGCGTTTTCATCGACGCCGAACACGCCCTCGACGCGGCTTACGCTCACAGAATTGGAGTCGACATCGAAAATCTGCACGTGGCTCAGCCCGACACCGGGGAGGAAGCCCTCGAGATTGCGGAGCATCTGGTGCGCAGCGGCGCCGTCGACGTCGTGGCGATCGACTCTGTTGCGGCCCTCGTGCCCAAGGCCGAGATTGAAGGGGAGATGGGAGACACGCACGTGGGTCTTCAGGCGCGACTCATGTCGCAGGCTCTGAGGAAACTCGCGGGCGCCATAAGTAAGTCGAAAACGTGCGTGATCTTCACGAATCAGATAAGAATGCAAATCGGTGTCATGTTCGGAAACCCGGAGACCACGGCGGGCGGTAGGGCTCTCAAGTTCTACGCTTCCGTTCGCCTCGACATAAGAAGGATTGGGTCGATAAAGGAAGGCGAGAGAATCATCGGAAACCGCACTCGCGTGAAGGTCGTGAAGAACAAGGTGGCTCCACCCTTCAGGGAAGCAGAGTTTGACATACTGTACAACGAGGGCATCTCTAAGGAAGGCGAGCTCATTGACTTGGCCGTCGAGAAGAACATCATCGCCAAGAGCGGCGTCTGGTTCTCTTACGAGGGTGAGAGAATGGGCCAGGGAAGGGAGAACGCCAGGTTGTACCTGAAGCAAGAGCCCGAATTGACCGGGAAAATACTGAAGGCCGTGCTGGAGAGCGTGGGGCTAAAGAAAGAGGAAAAAGTTGAAGAGGAGAAGAAGTCGCACGCCCCAGCAAAATAG
- a CDS encoding regulatory protein RecX, translating to MKRRRSRTPQQNSLFSSDAEESQVEAARNAALRLLTRRMRTNREIQDELDSRGFSKNVVSKVSERLKSVGLINDSEYAGAFLRTSLKLRPRSYRVLRAELIKKGVSPEVVDGAIRESLESVPEVDVARGVFAKVSRRYEKLPQRERRRKFFSFLGRRGFSLAIISELMGEGEEDV from the coding sequence TTGAAGAGGAGAAGAAGTCGCACGCCCCAGCAAAATAGCCTTTTTTCCTCCGATGCTGAAGAGTCACAAGTTGAAGCAGCCAGAAACGCGGCCTTGAGGCTCCTGACCCGGCGAATGAGAACCAACCGGGAGATCCAGGACGAGCTTGACTCGAGAGGTTTCTCGAAGAATGTCGTGTCCAAGGTCTCCGAACGGCTCAAATCCGTCGGACTCATCAATGATAGCGAATACGCGGGTGCTTTCCTGCGAACAAGCTTGAAGCTGAGGCCCAGGAGTTACAGGGTTCTCAGAGCGGAACTGATCAAGAAGGGTGTCTCACCGGAAGTCGTCGACGGCGCAATCCGGGAATCGCTGGAATCGGTCCCCGAGGTTGACGTAGCAAGGGGAGTCTTCGCGAAGGTCTCACGTCGTTACGAAAAGCTCCCGCAGCGCGAGCGAAGGAGGAAGTTTTTCTCCTTCTTAGGCAGGCGGGGCTTTTCTCTTGCGATCATTTCTGAACTCATGGGAGAAGGAGAAGAAGACGTTTGA